ttttttaaacaatgaattattaaaaaaaaaatatttgaaaactgcatctatagtttattaaattttctacatgtgcatatttttatatttattgtttttttaaattaagtcgttgaaacaaaaattcgaaaatttttaactgcctgctaacttcaggattataaataaaaatcgtgTGTCAaaacaaaatggcggcagaaaatgataaaaaatatttaaaaaattaaaaaaaaaaacacttgagtgtttgaacaaaccttggtggagaaataatatgcagaagggtgtcctaatacacttggagatttattttaaattgctccaagtgCATTGCAGCcaaaaaaacgtcacttaactgctatttcccaccagacgatgccagatgattttgctcaggaactTGGAAGTTATCAGCATCAGGAATTCGCAACACTTTACACTGGCACTGAACACTCAACACTTAACGACACCACAGACACTTTGCacagtttaaattttacaaacactggacattttaattaaacaattactatgagcaataaattttatggataATTCCGCGAATTAACTGCAATACTGTTTCAATTCAAACGTAAAGAAAGATATGGACTACTACTGCCGTTGTTGATGATACTGACTGCTGCTATTGGACCGCCAGTAGATACAAAGCAATCGATTTTGCGACTATTCGACCGCCCCCTACTTTCGCAAACATTTGAACGTTGAATACAGTTTGGcgcaaaatttcaaaattgaaatttaacaattttattaaaatttatttgtgtcaATCAGGAGACacgtaaatatattaattagataaaaaaatatactcagaAATTTTGTAGtcgaattaatattattgagacaaataaattttaataaaattattaaatttccattgtgaaatttcgcgccaagttGTATTCaacgttcaaatttttgctaaagtggGGGCGGTCGAATGAGTCGCAAAATCGAATGCTTTGTATCAACTGGCGGTTCGATAGCGACAGTCAGTATCATCAACAATGGCAGTAGTCGTCCAGATCCTTCTTCACatttaatttgaaacagtATTGCAGTTAATTCGcgaaattatacataaaatttattgctcatagtaattgtttaattaaaatgtgcactgtttgtaaaattcaaactgtgcaaagtgtctgtggtgtcgttaagtgttgagtgttcagtgctagtgtaaagtgttgcgaattgatgatcctgaagttagcagacaattcaaaatttttggatttttttttgaacaattaaagttgaagaaaaaaaaactaaaaatatgcacatgtagaaaatttaaaaaactacaggtgcaattttttttcttctgggttatcgtctaaaaaaaaatcaaaaaattattagacgtctgctatcTTCAGTATCATTGCGAATTGCTGGTGCTGATAACTTCCAAGCTCCTGAGCAAACTCATCAGGCATCGTCTGGTagggaaatagcagttaagtgacgtttttaGCTGCAATGCACTTGGAGcacttaaattaaatcttcaagtgtattaggacacccttctgcatattatttctCCATCAAGGTTTGTTAAAACcctcaagtgttttttttttaattttttaaatatttttttatcacattctgccgccattttttattgacaTACGATTTTTGTCTTTCTCcaatttcttataatttatttttcaaatgtttaaatttaccgcgcaaataataagaataattaataagggTGCATTCCCAGCGTCATCAAAATGAatagttcaaaataaattttaaaaatcatacatatataattgattatatttatatttatttataacatatGATAAACCAATACATATTATCATATAATTTGTAATGCAATTAACGAGTAATTAAGTATTACACattaattagaattaataataataataattacaattgcaattaattaattacacatGAGAACGTATGGCTCTTTGGAATCAAAgattaacaatttaataatataattaatcataaatttactAACTAACTCAATgattacttaaataataatcaataaaaacatACAtcatgatttgtttttttctttttttttttttttttttataatatactgGAATAAAAGAGCAttagtaaaagaaaaaatataaaaaatcagttCTTGGCGTTTCAcgcatttaattaacaaatttttttatttattttatttatatttaatattatcatattttttatttaaatccagtTTCATTACGACCCTTACAGAACCGTAATTTGAAACCTATTCAATatataattactttaattaactaattatttttattgtattatttatacattcatttatgttaatattttttttaggcatcgattattttttttttttaatttttaacaaagtGCGTTAAGATTTTTTACATCGTTCTACGATGTCTAACAGAAAacattcaagttttttttaaaaataattaattactttacgtattttgtgaaaaatcactttttgttttttttttttcaactcaaataattaattatttattacatttaaatattcatttttttctacttgagagccatagtatttttaaataaattttcatacttttcatccatttatttttaatattttaaataatatgtcaatcatcattaataattaacatttttatactcattgttatatatattatttaaaaaaaacaataattaattattaaacctttttctaattaacaatctatttatatttattatctaaacttattaactttttttcaatgatcctgaagttagcagacaattgacaattttcgaattttcttttcaacaatttgattaaacaaataaataaaaataaaaatatgcgcatgtagaaaattaagaagactataggtgcaattttttcaaatattttttttttataatttaccgtttttaaaagaattcaaaaattattagacgtcggctaacttcagtaccatttttttcaacgatattgtaaataaataattttaaataacatgaataaaaaaataataaaatactatagcttccatgtaaaaatttacggtaattgtTTAGATGTGTAGCTCTGGTGATTTggtgtcaaaatatttttttttttattattctactCTTTGGatgaatggtaaaaaataaacaaatatataagtcattaattttttgcgttttatagaaaaaatttttttttataaattcaatagaAAAAAGTTTAGTTAAGATTTCAAAGTTTACTTTCATTCTTATGtagatcattaaaaaaaatttacgcagatatgattatatataattcatgGTCAGatagtttcattttttaaatctgatcagatgtGAGTATTTATGAGGGTGGGCCAAaaagaactaatttttttttctgactttttttggcccacgctactgtaaaaaatttgaggaggGAATGCGGgttaaattcggagtgaaatttatcgcaatcactccgaattcactcccgatttttgattcatgtatttatgtatgatcatatctaagtattttttttcccaagataattttcttagaaaaacattaaaaataattatttttccacgATATAAATGCAGAagactataaaatttatttatttccatcaATCCGCCagagtatagaaaaaaaaagttatcatacacggaaagaacaaAATGATACTAGCTACCATTTCAGACTATACTCAGTTACAtctgaggtaaaaaaaaatttcagatagtATCCAGTATAATCTAGATTATACTGAGTTGCATCTAGATTATACTCAGTTTCATCCTAGATATTACTCTGTAACATTTCAGATTATACAGCGCTAGATTATACTGGTTTTCATCCTAGATGGTAACCACATAAAGTGGTCCCAGTAAGAGAATACACCTCGGAAATTGTCCCCACCACCAAACATTTATGAACTGCGCATGCGCACAGAAAAGTGGGAGAACATTTAGCACATAAAACATCTAGAGTGGGAGTAAAAACCGACGATACCCGAGGGGCATTCTCTTCGTGGGATGACAATACATCTGGATTATACTCAGTACCATCTCGGATTATACTCAGTACTATCTGAGATTTAACTCAGTTATACTGGAGCTACTGAGAGCGTTCCCTTCAGTTAGCATGCAATTCCCATACCCCCACCATTAAATGATGAGCAAGCTCTCAGTAGTCTCACTATACATCTCAGCTATTTTTGCAGCGCATGCGCGTTTAGTATACTAGATACGCATACGAGCTAGAAAAAAATGGCTGAGATGTAACTGAGTTAAATTTCAGATAGTACTGAGTATAATCTGAGATGGTACTGAGTATAATCCAGATGTATGTGGTTACAATCTAGGATGAAAATTAGTATAATCTAGCGCTGTGAAATCTGAGGTGTAACTGAGTAACATCTGGGATGAAACTGAGTATAATCTAGATGCAACTCAGTACAATCTAGATTATACTGGGTactatctgaaattttttttaacctcagATGTAACTGAATATAATCTGAGATGGTAGCCAGTATCATCttgttctttccgtgtacgttACATAATTTTGTGATTTCGTAtcacgaagaaaaaaaaaaaaaaaaaaaaataggcagAGCCACAAATCCAAATAAttaccaaatttatttaaaacattctagctaattaatttagaatagtgtctttcaaaaattcatgcccatatacatacatatatatattttttatttatttaagtatttaattatactgTTACTATAACtattgtttaatatttataactgtTTTTAatgaagatttttatttatctatttatcgGATTTGAATTCTTATCACAGTAAACATACAGCGATGCTCATGAGAGTAACGATACTAAAATGGATACTATTAATTGTTTCTTACATACTTTTATAAGgtaactaaatataaataaaaaaaaaatcaatacccagtattaagtaaataactaattaataataaaataaaaataaactatgaATTTATCGAAGCACAGTGGCAGTAATGCACGATTTCAagcgattattatttttttttttaatgagtacataattattttcattatagtcaattgattaattaattaaattatattttatttattaatctatttgtttattttaatatttatcgacaaattaataaattatccgatgacaattttaaaattgattaatttttatagaatattattatctgattaattaacatttagtaattatttatatgatcCGTGAAGTGAAGATCTGAATTTAGTGCCACTGTTCAAATCTTTCAAATCAgggtaattgatttttttcaaaatgataataattataatgataataataataataattattgacttAGGAGTACTGAACGTGTATGTATGTTGTCAAGTATGTAAGAGTGACATTTATTCAAGACTGTACGTTTGCTAAACGAGTTGGAGTTGTTGGTTGGAGATCCATTGTTCGACATACCCAACCAGCAATATCGACATTCTCTGATTCAGCTTTTTTTATCCATTCATGActctataataatataaatttatttatttattacacttgttaaaaagttttttagattttaaaatataattgtcaTCGAAATTTAAAGGCATTCTCACCCAAGCAGCACACTTGTCTttgtgacatctataagatatcaGTTTTTAGGCAACTCTTTGACATATCGATAAGGCACCAATGTGTTGACAAAACGATCAGAAATttgtgtacctgaagatcggaaagTTTTCCgcacaacgaaaaaaaaaattggaaagtaaaaaatcaacTGGAGGACtaaatttcagaaatttttcgcatatagatgctggtatgtcagccgaaaaatTTCGGCCAACCCCAACTTCTGGAACTACTCCTcaagcagtcaaattacatgaatttttttcattttcgttgcgcgataatcgttctgatcttcaggtacttaaatttatgccaccgaaaaaatatctgcttAAAAGACTGAacacaagtgacgacaaaaagtaaattacaaatagtggTAATTGGCATAAGACAGgaaaaacaacacaaattttctctGTCTCCGGAACCAACATTTGGATGTCGTATTTATACCAAAAAGGTGactttgaaacaaaaaaaaatttgtcttatccttttaaaagacatcctaaagttgtctctgtgctacttgggtagATAGTccccccccactttttaaaaatatacaatcaCTTTTAACTGCCGTAAccgtattcaatttttattaattactagaaaaaaaattgaagcattaattgaaaaaaagacaacgtagAAGTAATTTCGTCGGGAtatagatacaaaaaaaaatacctacagttgttatcaatgaggagttaaacgaaattttaattacaaaatttacatgaagattttactaccaattgatatcaagtgtaagcaatttttattaaattatatatatcgGCAAAACAAAACGTTTAATACCgagttgtaaaattttcaaaaagaaatcatttatttaagttttatttaaaaaaatttaatttacaacaaatttgaatttttttaataagaaaataaactgactagtttgttaattttaatattttcgcGCTTGTTATATTCAGCTAGAGTTAGATCTAGAGCATTCCCATACACACTCTAGCTGTCTAgctatataataataatgatcaatcaagaataattatttaaacattacatttaaaatatcatgagttaaataatcattttataaaaaaaatgagattaatattaataaaatatatatttaccatAAGTGTTTTTAAATCAGCCCGTTCagctggatttttttttaaacaacgaTCAACAAAATCAGTAAATGAATCCGTAAATATTCCCGGTGGTAGTTTTGGCGGTGGTTCATTAACAATGTAATCAAGTAATTCAAATATTGCCATCGGCCTTGGACTGCTTGCACCTGaagacaatgaaaaaaaatattaatacaccAACTAAATTGattgttaacaaaaaaataattattatttactatgtGCTGGTGATTGCGTAGGTGTCGACTTATTATTAGTGGTAGTATTTTCTAAATGTTGAACTACTTGTTGTCCAAATATTGAGATCAATGTCTTGGTATCTGGAGGTGGAATTGGATACATTCCAATAGCCATTTCAACAAGTGACAGACCCAATGACCAGATATCGCTCTGTACTGAGTAATGAGTTCCTTGCAATCTTTCAggctattaaataaataaaatgttaaaaacttatattgatgcttcatttaaaataattatctttaataataaataaaataaataaacaaacataCCGACATATAACTTCTAGTACCAACAAATGAATTAGCCATTGAATCAATCAATTGTCCTGATACTCcaaaatcacatatttttatttcaccaGCACTATTTACTAATATATTACTTGGCTTGACATCCCGATGCATTATCGCATGTTTATCTCTCAAATAACTCAGTCCTTTAAgtacctacaaaaaaaaaatttatgtaatatatgtatattagggtgtcccaaaaaaaactaatgttttttttataacgtcttatgggctcaaaagttactttatattataaataaaatcatcacCATATTTCAaccagatatctttaaaattgaactATCACAGAGGGGAgacatggtctgggttcgattcccagttcgggctatctatatttttttcaatttatctataaattgtcttattgagaaggtttgcatgtttaagttccactatatttaaaaattggagtCCCCtttaccatttaaaatacccgcgaaaatttttaattgtagtttttcgttattaagactatgataaaaatttttttcaaattccgcctAGCATAAGTtcgtagggaataaaattctctacaaaaaagtgctgaagcattatgtacgtcaaacgaactgagaaaaagttacggggcttcaaagatcaacaaaaatttaatttcctcagtgttaaatttttttttattatttttcattttttattctatcaaaaaatattttttttttaattttgacgagcacgttcttgtaggaaatttaatttcctacaaaaagtaTCTGATGTCATATAAACGtcaaatgaatgagaaaaaagttacagggctttaaatgtcaacgaaaaatGAAGTTCACTAGCCGTTGACAtttaagttcaaaaaattaatattttttgaacttcACTTTTCGTTGATATATtcacgacatctgatgaaaactcgactttcaaaaatcgaaccgaaaccaataacttcttttttttttgaaaatttttaatttccacagcagaaagttaataaaaaaaaaatcgagtctgtcattttacaaaatattataatactcTAGACTCtagtaatattttaattcacatttaataataaattactctgGTTCAAATTCTTTAAAACACAAGCACTCTAGACTTCTCATAATATTCTAAGTTAAGAAAcaaatatctatttatttatcagtccaatgcaaataattataattaaaacaaccaaaaataatttcaaataaacaaaataatttggacccaattaaaaaaattaatttcccgcggaaacatgaaaatttccaatatcaaatattaattttataaataatataatatataaacattttaaacttaaccccgaaaatttattattatcaacaaaaaacaaaatgcaTCAATATTCAAGTGTTAGTAAAATCAAACCTCAATACTCAGTATTTACAAtgcaagtaattaattaattataagtaataagtcattaaagttaaaataatgGCATTACCAGGACCGTCATTactttcaacaaaaaaaagttcgacTCCTCaattacaaaagaaaaaattaaccgaCGATGAAATAATTGATCTGCATCAAGAATTGCAAACAGATGATCATATAATTCCGCTGGACGAACTCTGTATCAAATTAAATACTAATATCGACACTGGATTGACTGGTGATGAAGCTAAATTACGTCTCGCTCAATCACCAAATGCTTTGACTCCACCGAAAGTAACTCCCGAGTATATAAAACTATTAAAGTCCATGTTTTCCGG
The DNA window shown above is from Microplitis mediator isolate UGA2020A chromosome 1, iyMicMedi2.1, whole genome shotgun sequence and carries:
- the LOC130678280 gene encoding dual specificity mitogen-activated protein kinase kinase dSOR1; translation: MSKNKLNLTLPAGSIEPVPVVSPSPPVPPLPSYPEPPVIPDGVMGKISIDAIQERLEELEMDEEQRKRLESFLGQKEQVGELCDDDFEKLGELGAGNGGVVMKVRHKKYGLIMARKLIHLEVKPAIKKQIIRELKVLHECNFAHIVGFYGAFYSDGEISICMEYMDGGSLDLILKKAGRIPEPILGTITSAVLKGLSYLRDKHAIMHRDVKPSNILVNSAGEIKICDFGVSGQLIDSMANSFVGTRSYMSPERLQGTHYSVQSDIWSLGLSLVEMAIGMYPIPPPDTKTLISIFGQQVVQHLENTTTNNKSTPTQSPAHSASSPRPMAIFELLDYIVNEPPPKLPPGIFTDSFTDFVDRCLKKNPAERADLKTLMSHEWIKKAESENVDIAGWVCRTMDLQPTTPTRLANVQS